AGGATGCCGCAGGTTGCAGCAATCAGGCAGCAGCCGAGACAAAATGCGCGCCAGGAAAAAGAGATATCTTTTAACATGACAGTTTGGGTATACGCTTACCGGTCTCCGGCAAAAATACCAAGGTAATTGGTTTTGTTAATTTCGGCTGAAAAATTCCCCCCGATACCTTGCGCGTTGGAACCGTAAAAGGCTCCGGATAATTGACTTGTCGTTGCCCCCTGAATTTGGCCGGAAAAGCCCGAAGAGCTAATATAGCCGTAATCAAGAACAAGGGAAACCTCATCAAAATCAATTGAGCCGGAAATTTTGGGGGCACCAAAATCAATACTTAATTTGGTAGTTCCATTGGTTAGTTTGTTCAAAGCCATGGTCTCGCTGAACATTACGCCCTGGGCCTTTCCCTGGTAAACGGCAGAAAATTTATTATCGATCAGCCCTTGCACCACAGCAGGGTCCGTGGCCACACCGGCAATCCAGAAAGAACCGGGAATATGGATATGATAATCATTGGCTGTTGCAGGATCGACATACGCAGCTTCCCAATACCCCCAAGTGGTGTACGAAGAAAGCTGGGGATCTTTGGCCGTAACCATATAGTTGCCATATGGCTTTAAGGAGGCTGTGCCGCTGCTGTTATATATGACATTGCTGCCGCTCAGGGTTGCTGCCAGAATCCTGTCCGTCAGATAAACTGAATTTGAAGTATTCCCGCCAATAATCATGTCACTTATGCCGGCAGACCCGTTTATATCGTATCCGTACATGACACCCTGGAAGGTGCCGTTGTCTTTATTAATGGTAAAGGAAAACCCGTCTTTATCATAATTTAAAAACACCTGACGGTCTGTTAAGGGATCGCTCATATCTTCACCCACACCGGTAAAAAAACCGGACCAGGTTTCAATCCCGGAATAGGAATTGGTGATCATACCTGAAAGTGTACCGGCCAATGTGTCGGACCAGGGTGATGTGTCGGTCTGGTCCTGGATATTCACATCTTCCCCTTCCATGGCAAGCCCAACAGCTTCTTGGGAAGCACCGTAAAACCATCCAAATGTTTGCGTACCGTCCAAAGCGAAAACAGGGCCTTCAGAAAATGCATCCGAACCTAATACCACCACATTATAAATTTCTCCGGAATCGGAAACTTCCCCAAAACCGAACCCTAACCCCTGGTTTGTTGAACCGGTACTAAACTCCTCAAAAACCATAATGCGTCGATTATCCCAGTTCACAACAAATGTCATAGCATCCTGGACATCTTCCTTCTCCAAGGTACTTACCATGGTACCGGTGTACTTCCACAACCCGGTTGTGGGTACATTCGTGGACGGGGCACCTGTAAATCCAAGGGATTTAAGATGGTCAAGAACATCCTGATTTTCCACTGAAGCCGTGGCGTCTTCCTCCAGGGATGTCTGGCCGGAGTCTGTTGTCGTCTCCGATACCACTGATGCGGTGTCTGAAACAGTATCCGTGGAAAGGGATGTGTCGAAGGTCTCTGAATCGTCTGCCGACTGGGAGGAGCCATCACTGTCCGATGCCAAAACGTCGGACCCGTCATCCGAGGTGCTTTCCGTTTCCTGGGTTCCATCAGTCTCTTGTGCCGGGGACTGGGAAGTGTCGGCAACCTCGGTGCCGCCCTCATCCTGCCCACCTTGCTCCCCCTGCCCTGCCTGGTCAGACGACAAAAGAGAATCAAGCTCCATCAAGTCAGCGGTCGACATTCTTGTGGGAGAGGCCGGAGCCTTATCCCCACGCTCCACCCGGGTAGCAAAGCCGGGACGGCGGATGTTGACCCGACCGGCGCGGTTCTGGACGTAAATACCTTTACCACCGTGAAACAGGACCGTTAATCGGGTGCCCCGAAGATTTCCGGCATACATAGATCCCCGGATGCCGATGGTCCCGGACACCGATGTCGTTTTAAATTTTTCAGGCGCCATCCGGGTGATGGCGCCCCCCATAATCCTGAAACTGCCTTCCCGGATCTGGGTTTCCATCGCGGCTTTTTTATTTTCCGGATCCCATTCATAGGCTGCGAGCGCCATCGTTGTATTACGGCCCAGTGTAATCAGGGTATTATCCTGGAACATAAGCTGAACCCGTCCTGTGCCCGTTTCAATCACATCCCGGCGAAACACCTGGGCATTGAGGCGAAGGTCTCTTTGCTGCCCATCTTCCTCCACAGCCACCACAGCTCCCCGCACGGCCACAACTTTTCCGATAAAATCATCCTGATTGCCCATACACAATACAGGGAAGGTCAGCACAGATAATATAATCCATCCAATAATTTTATATTTTATCATGAGCCTTTTCCTTTAAAAATTATACACAAGACTGGTCTGGACAAGATCCTGGGTATAATCATAGAGATCCTGGTTTGAAAATGCCCAGATACGTTGGTATTTTAACCGCAATTCACAGTATTGGTCAGGACGGCCGGAGCGCTGCCACAATTTCCTGGACAGCCCAAAGGAGAGCGTATGTTGGGTATCCTTTCTTTTTTCTACAAACAAAAAACCCGGTTCATCATAATTGGTCATCCGAAATTCATAATTAAAAAAGCCGTTCACCTTGTTGAACAAGAAACGGGAGGCGGAAAAATTAAAACGCAATCTTTTGTATCCATACTCATCGTCATTTGCATCTTCACGCTCCAGACCCACACCCATGTCAAACCAGGTGTTGAACTTCAAAACAACCAAATCTGCGTCAAGGCTCAGGTTGTTGCTGTCCATGGCCGAAAGATCAGGATAATTTTTTTGTTCAACGGTCATGCCCGTACGCACCATAATCGAAGGAGAAAACACATAATCCATGGTCGCCTGCCCCCCCATGCTGGCCATATACCGCTCATTGTCAAGACCAATCTGCCGGGTCAGCAATTTGAATCCAAGCTTGCGCCGCCCCGAAATATGCTGGAGACCCGTTAGTATTTCCCCATAACGAATATCAAGAGCATGGGTTTTATCATACCACCCGGAAAAAAAAGAGCCGTCGGTTTTCCAGGCCCAGGGTGTGCGAAGGAACCGATAGGTATGATCAAGACTTAGCGCCGTATAAAAAAACCAGTCTTCGGTCTCCTGAGCCGAGGATCCGGTGAGCGTCACATCACCGATTGCGGTATCGATGGTCTGGCTGGATGGAGAGGACCAGACATTATCATTCCAATCCACGCCGGCAGTAACACTGCCATGGAAAAAATGGGTCTGCTCGGACTTGTCGATTCTGGCCATGAAGGCCTTGATATTATCCTTGACGGTTGCAGGCGGGTCTGCGGCAAGCACCTCCCGGCAATATCGCCTGGCTGTATTGTTATCACCGATGGCATAAAATGCACGGGCCAGTTCGAGCTTGATCCTGTCATGGCCGGGTGCAAAAATTAAAATGCGCTCAAACACCATGATTGCCATCTCAAAATTACCGGATTCAAAGGCAGCGCGGCCCAAATAAAAATTAAGGTCAGGATTGTTTGGGTCCTTATCCGACAAATCAAGCAGCATCTGGTACGCCTGTTCAAACTGCCCGATTTTAAACAATTCAATTCCCTGAGCAACACTGCCCGGATCCGAACCTTCCTGCCCAAACGCCATCGCCTGCAAACAAAAAAAGACCAACGTAACAAGACACAGCTTTTTCATGAATAGACTCTTCTTATGGGAAAAATTTAACTAACGGCCATGGGCCGACCTGACATATCAGCTACCGGACTTCAGCCCTCGACGAAAATTGAAAAATCTGCGTCACTTACACAGACTTTCTTATAAAATTGAATTAATAAAGAGATAACAAGAATGAAAACCAAAGTCAACGCGAAGATTTCGCCGGATACGACCTTGTTTCTTACTTCTTTACCCTCAGCACGCCTAAGGTTTTCGTCATATCAAGCACATCGTAGCACCCTGTGGCCTGTGCCTGTTCATACACCTGACGTGGAGGTTGCCCCCCTTCTTGGGGATTGAAAAAGATATCATGGATCACCAGAAAACCGCCCGGAATAATATGGGGAGCCCAGGTCAAAAAATCCGCATGGGCCGCATCAAAAGAGTGACCACCGTCTATGAACACCATGGAGAGTGGTGTCTTCCACATGCGGCCTGCTGTTTTTGAGCCACAGACTATGGGCACGACTGTCTCCTTTAAGCCTGCCCGGGAAAGCGTCTGACGAAAAAACGGAAAGGTATTGACCGCTGACGTTTTCTCATCGTAAAGGTCCGCATCAAAATACGCTTCACCCTGCTGCTGTTCTTCTGAACCTTCATGATGATCTATGGAAAATAAAATACCGTTGTTTTGTTTACAGGCAGATCCGATAATGGCAGCAGACCTGCCGCAATAGGAGCCGATTTCAAGCACCGGTCCGATCTTGGAAGCAGTCAGGGAAAGATCATATAACCGAAGGGCCTCATCGTCATCCATAAACCCCTTGATGGTATTCAAAAATTCAAAATCAAGGGACCGGGTCACGATATCTTTTCCTCATCATAGCTTTTTACCAGAATTTCCCGGGGTTTGGAACCTATCTGGGGTCCGACAATCCCTTCATGCTCCATCATTTCAATGAGCCGGGCAGCCCGGTTATAACCCACCCGTAACCGCCGCTGAACATATGAGATAGAGGCCTGGCGATCGGTCGTCACCAGCGCCACAGCCTCGTCATACTTTTCATCATATTCGGATTCGTCAAATACTTTTTGCTGGCCGTCATCATCGCCCTGGATCACCTCTTCGTTGTAATCCGGTTGACGCTGATCTTTAAGAAAGGAGGTTATCCGGGCAATCTCTTTTTCGGAAATAAAGGCGCCCTGGATGCGCATGATCTTCCCTGTGCCGGGCGGGCAGAACAGCATGTCGCCGTTGCCGAGAAGGCTTTCAGGCCCTCCCTGGTCAATAATAATCCGTCCGTCGATTTTTGACGATGTCTGAAAAGATAACCGGGTTGGGAAATTGGCCTTGATCGTGCCGGTAAGCACATCAGCCGATGGGCGCTGGGTGGCGATGATCAGATGGATACCTGCGGCCCGGGCCATCTGGGCCAGGCGCGTCAGGGCGTACTCCACGTCCTTGGAGGCCACCATCATCAGGTCCCCAAGTTCGTCCACAATTACCACAATAAAGGGCAGTCGTTCCAGTGGCAGCCCCCCAGGCAGCACAATATCCTCGGGAGAGGCGTCCGGTGCAATATCCTGAAGCCGTTCGTCAACCATTGCATTGAACTGTCCGATATTTCTTAAGCCCGACAACTCCAGCAGTTCGTACCGGCGCTCCATTTCCCGAACAGCCCAAAAAAGTGCATTGGTGGCTTTTTTCATATCCGTGACCACCGGGGTGATCAGATGGGGAATATCATTATACACGGAAAGTTCAATACGCTTGGGGTCAATCATGATCAGTTTGACCTCATCGGGGGTGGCCTTATACAACAGACTGATGATCATGGCATTGAGTCCCACACTTTTACCCGTGCCTGTGGCACCGGCAATGAGCAGATGGGGCATTTTATCCATCTTGGTTGCCACGGGCTGACCCAAAAGATCCTTACCAAGCCCAAGGGTCAATAAGGATTTGGACTGGACAAACTCCTTGGATGCAATCATTTCCCGTAAATTGACAAGTTCGCGCTCATCGTTGGGAATCTCGATACCCACCACATCCCGGCCCGGGATCGGTGCCACAATACGTATGGAGATGGCGGCAAGGGCAAGGGCAAGATCATCGGAAAGCCCTACGATTTTTGACAATTTGATACCAGGGGCCGGACGGTACTCAAAGGTGGTGATCACAGGTCCGGGAAGAATTTCCACCACCTCGCCTTTAACATTAAAATCCGCCAGCTTATTTTTCAGGATACTTGCCTTGTTCTGAAGTTCATCCGTGTCGATCTGACGACGAATTTTTTGTTTCTCATCCAAAAAAGACAACGTGGGCAAAACAAAATCGGGCGTTTCCCTGATATCCTTCAGGCCTGAATCCGCCACATACTCTTTGTCATCGGTTTCCAGTGCAACAATAGTGGGAGCAACGGATTTTATTGTTTGAGATTTCTTTTTAGGTGAAGAAACCTTAACGGCAGGCGGCTTAGGATCATCAGGTTTTTCTTGAATCACATCCTGGTTTGCTGCCGGGTTAGAAAAAAGATCGGGCGTATCCATTGCAGAGACAACACCATCCCTGCCATTTTTTTCATTGAACCTTGGCAGAACGGTTAAGGCTTTTAGCTTTTCTGCCCGGGCAAGCTTGGCCGCTTTCCTCTCCTGCCTTTTATCTTCAAAAGTCTGTTTTAAATGCCCGGCCCCTTCGGCCATGTCCTGGGTTATTGTCCGGGCAAGCCGGACCAGCCAACGGCAGACAACATTCAGTACATCTTTTAAAGAAATGCCGGTAATCAGAATAACGCCGAGCAACACCAAAAAAAATAATAATATGGCACACCCGGTAATATTGGCATATTTAAGCAAACCCATTGCAAGCCAACCCCCGACTTTCCCCCCGGCGGGAATCGAGGTGTCGGAAAATGCATAGGTTTCATCAAACAGAAAAAAAACGCTACCTGTGGTGGTCATCAAAATCAATGCCCCAGCCAGGCTCAGCCAGAGGACTTTCCGGGATTTTTTTTTGATCAGCCAAACCCCTAAAAGGCAAAGCATCAAAGGTACCCACAGGGCACCAATGCCGAACAAAAACACAAACAACCCGGCAACATGGGCACCGATCAGACCGAACAGATTGTGCACATGGTCAGGAAAGGAAAAAAAATGATTACCCACACACGGATCAGCAGCATGGTATGAAAATAGGCTTACCGATGTCAGGATAATCAGAAATATTAAAAAGATGCCGAACAGTTCTTTTTTCATACTTCAATAATAATGGGTACAATCAAAGGCCTGCGGTTGATGGCGAAGGCAAAATACTGTTTAAGTGCCCGCTGCAATTTTTTTCGAATCAGTTCCACTCTCGAATCGATCCCGGCTTCAATCTCTTCAACGATCTCCAGGATGACGCACTGGGCATCGTCCACAAGGTATCCTGTGGCAGAGTCAAATACAAACCCTTTGGAAATCAATTCCGGGCCGTACAGCACCACCCCTGTCTCCTCGTCAATGATCATGGTCACCACCACAAGACCGCCTTCGGACAATTCCCGGCGTTCTTTGAGCACTGAGCGCCCCACATCACCGATGCCTTTCCCATCCACAAGAATTCGACCGGTCTGCACCCGATCCGCAATCCTGCATCCGTTTTCCTTGTCAAAGGCGATTACCTGGCCGTTTTCAGCCACAATCACGTTCTTGCGGGGCATCCCCAATTTTTCGGCAACCCTTGCATGGACCACAAGATGCCGATATTCACCGTGTATGGGAATAAAATATTGAGGCCTAGTCAAATTGATCATCATCTTAAGCTCTTCCTGGTGGGCATGGCCGGAAGCGTGTATCCGTGCGATCTTGGAATAGACCACTTCGGCACCTCGCCGGTAAAGCTTGTTGATAATACCGGCAATGGCTTTTTCATTACCCGGGATATGCTTGCTTGATAAAAGCACCGTATCCCCTTTGCGGACATTGATGTGCTTATGAACGCCAGAAGCCATGCGTGCCAGGGCGGACATGGGTTCTCCCTGGCTGCCTGTGGTGATGATCACCACCTCACGGTCTTCGAGTTTATGAATCTGTTTGATATCCACCACAAGCCCCGGAGGACACTTAAGATAGCCTAAACGCATGGCCACATCCGTAATCTGCTCCATGCTGCGGCCGTTAAATATGACCCGGCGGTTATTATGTCTGGCAATATCAATGACCTGCTGGATCCGGAACACATTGGAGGCAAAAAGGGCTACAATTACCCGTCCGGGAGAAGCTTCAACCAGTTCTCCCAGATTTTTTGCCACCTCCTGCTCGGACATGGCATAGCCTTCTACTTCTACATTGGTGGAATCGGAAAGCAGCGCCAAAACACCTTTTTGACCGAATCTTGCAAAGCTTGAAATATCGGTGTTTTTCATGACATCTGCGGAGTGGCTGATGCGGAAATCCCCGGTGTGAACCACGACCCCTTCAGGCGTTGTGATGGCCATCCCCACACCGTCAATGGTGGAATGGCTGACCCGGATAAATTCTATATCAAAGGGTTCAATGGTCAGCACCTCCCCGGGGTTGACCAGATTTAGATCCACATGGGTGATCAGATCAAACTCAATGAGCTTGTTGCGTACAATTTCCAGGGTAAAAGCCGTGCCGTATACCGGCAGACGGATTTCGCGCAAAAGGTAGGGTAAAGCCCCAATGTGGTCTTCATGGGCATGGGTCAGGATAACGCCTTCGATTTTATCCACGTTCTCCCGAAGGTAATCCATGGCCGGAATAACAATATCCACCCCCAGCATATGGTCTTCAGGAAACATGATACCCGCATCAATGATGAAGATGACATCGTCATACTCCACCACCATCATGTTCAGGCCAATTTCGCCAAGCCCCCCAAGGGGTATGAGTTTAAGCATTTAAATCATCCCGACCCGACATCAAATACAAATGGACAATTTTTCGAGAACGGCGTCTGTCCAGTCAACCAGCCAATTACGCTGCTCAACCGTGGCATAGGCCATACAATCACATCTGATATTGGTTTTAATTCTTACCAAGAGCTCACAGGACAAGGCGTTTTCTTCGAGCATCAGGGCAAACACATGGGGACCACAGTCCTTATGGGCCGCCTGGGTTTGGGTCAAAATATCGGAATCTATCTCAAGCCAGTAGATCCCGCCCACAGTGGCAGCCTCAAGATAGTTATCAAAATACTGTTTTAAAGCGGTATAATCCTTAAGCGTAAAGCCGTCTATCACATACTGTTTCATACCCGATAAATTAACATAGAAGCCTTAAACTATGCAACCTGAACTTATCTTCTAATAATGGTTGCAAAACAAACTATGAATAGATTAAAAATAGAATAATAAACAGTTACAAAATCTATTCATTTTAGGCATAACAGATGGAACAATTAACTATGCAGACCAATCCTGTATCCCAAGGCAATTTCAGATATGCGGCCCTGGCTGACGAAATTCAGGATA
This window of the uncultured Desulfobacter sp. genome carries:
- a CDS encoding DNA translocase FtsK 4TM domain-containing protein; translated protein: MKKELFGIFLIFLIILTSVSLFSYHAADPCVGNHFFSFPDHVHNLFGLIGAHVAGLFVFLFGIGALWVPLMLCLLGVWLIKKKSRKVLWLSLAGALILMTTTGSVFFLFDETYAFSDTSIPAGGKVGGWLAMGLLKYANITGCAILLFFLVLLGVILITGISLKDVLNVVCRWLVRLARTITQDMAEGAGHLKQTFEDKRQERKAAKLARAEKLKALTVLPRFNEKNGRDGVVSAMDTPDLFSNPAANQDVIQEKPDDPKPPAVKVSSPKKKSQTIKSVAPTIVALETDDKEYVADSGLKDIRETPDFVLPTLSFLDEKQKIRRQIDTDELQNKASILKNKLADFNVKGEVVEILPGPVITTFEYRPAPGIKLSKIVGLSDDLALALAAISIRIVAPIPGRDVVGIEIPNDERELVNLREMIASKEFVQSKSLLTLGLGKDLLGQPVATKMDKMPHLLIAGATGTGKSVGLNAMIISLLYKATPDEVKLIMIDPKRIELSVYNDIPHLITPVVTDMKKATNALFWAVREMERRYELLELSGLRNIGQFNAMVDERLQDIAPDASPEDIVLPGGLPLERLPFIVVIVDELGDLMMVASKDVEYALTRLAQMARAAGIHLIIATQRPSADVLTGTIKANFPTRLSFQTSSKIDGRIIIDQGGPESLLGNGDMLFCPPGTGKIMRIQGAFISEKEIARITSFLKDQRQPDYNEEVIQGDDDGQQKVFDESEYDEKYDEAVALVTTDRQASISYVQRRLRVGYNRAARLIEMMEHEGIVGPQIGSKPREILVKSYDEEKIS
- a CDS encoding class I SAM-dependent methyltransferase, with product MTRSLDFEFLNTIKGFMDDDEALRLYDLSLTASKIGPVLEIGSYCGRSAAIIGSACKQNNGILFSIDHHEGSEEQQQGEAYFDADLYDEKTSAVNTFPFFRQTLSRAGLKETVVPIVCGSKTAGRMWKTPLSMVFIDGGHSFDAAHADFLTWAPHIIPGGFLVIHDIFFNPQEGGQPPRQVYEQAQATGCYDVLDMTKTLGVLRVKK
- a CDS encoding tetratricopeptide repeat protein, with amino-acid sequence MKKLCLVTLVFFCLQAMAFGQEGSDPGSVAQGIELFKIGQFEQAYQMLLDLSDKDPNNPDLNFYLGRAAFESGNFEMAIMVFERILIFAPGHDRIKLELARAFYAIGDNNTARRYCREVLAADPPATVKDNIKAFMARIDKSEQTHFFHGSVTAGVDWNDNVWSSPSSQTIDTAIGDVTLTGSSAQETEDWFFYTALSLDHTYRFLRTPWAWKTDGSFFSGWYDKTHALDIRYGEILTGLQHISGRRKLGFKLLTRQIGLDNERYMASMGGQATMDYVFSPSIMVRTGMTVEQKNYPDLSAMDSNNLSLDADLVVLKFNTWFDMGVGLEREDANDDEYGYKRLRFNFSASRFLFNKVNGFFNYEFRMTNYDEPGFLFVEKRKDTQHTLSFGLSRKLWQRSGRPDQYCELRLKYQRIWAFSNQDLYDYTQDLVQTSLVYNF
- a CDS encoding transferrin-binding protein-like solute binding protein, whose protein sequence is MIKYKIIGWIILSVLTFPVLCMGNQDDFIGKVVAVRGAVVAVEEDGQQRDLRLNAQVFRRDVIETGTGRVQLMFQDNTLITLGRNTTMALAAYEWDPENKKAAMETQIREGSFRIMGGAITRMAPEKFKTTSVSGTIGIRGSMYAGNLRGTRLTVLFHGGKGIYVQNRAGRVNIRRPGFATRVERGDKAPASPTRMSTADLMELDSLLSSDQAGQGEQGGQDEGGTEVADTSQSPAQETDGTQETESTSDDGSDVLASDSDGSSQSADDSETFDTSLSTDTVSDTASVVSETTTDSGQTSLEEDATASVENQDVLDHLKSLGFTGAPSTNVPTTGLWKYTGTMVSTLEKEDVQDAMTFVVNWDNRRIMVFEEFSTGSTNQGLGFGFGEVSDSGEIYNVVVLGSDAFSEGPVFALDGTQTFGWFYGASQEAVGLAMEGEDVNIQDQTDTSPWSDTLAGTLSGMITNSYSGIETWSGFFTGVGEDMSDPLTDRQVFLNYDKDGFSFTINKDNGTFQGVMYGYDINGSAGISDMIIGGNTSNSVYLTDRILAATLSGSNVIYNSSGTASLKPYGNYMVTAKDPQLSSYTTWGYWEAAYVDPATANDYHIHIPGSFWIAGVATDPAVVQGLIDNKFSAVYQGKAQGVMFSETMALNKLTNGTTKLSIDFGAPKISGSIDFDEVSLVLDYGYISSSGFSGQIQGATTSQLSGAFYGSNAQGIGGNFSAEINKTNYLGIFAGDR
- a CDS encoding ribonuclease J, with product MLKLIPLGGLGEIGLNMMVVEYDDVIFIIDAGIMFPEDHMLGVDIVIPAMDYLRENVDKIEGVILTHAHEDHIGALPYLLREIRLPVYGTAFTLEIVRNKLIEFDLITHVDLNLVNPGEVLTIEPFDIEFIRVSHSTIDGVGMAITTPEGVVVHTGDFRISHSADVMKNTDISSFARFGQKGVLALLSDSTNVEVEGYAMSEQEVAKNLGELVEASPGRVIVALFASNVFRIQQVIDIARHNNRRVIFNGRSMEQITDVAMRLGYLKCPPGLVVDIKQIHKLEDREVVIITTGSQGEPMSALARMASGVHKHINVRKGDTVLLSSKHIPGNEKAIAGIINKLYRRGAEVVYSKIARIHASGHAHQEELKMMINLTRPQYFIPIHGEYRHLVVHARVAEKLGMPRKNVIVAENGQVIAFDKENGCRIADRVQTGRILVDGKGIGDVGRSVLKERRELSEGGLVVVTMIIDEETGVVLYGPELISKGFVFDSATGYLVDDAQCVILEIVEEIEAGIDSRVELIRKKLQRALKQYFAFAINRRPLIVPIIIEV